From Elaeis guineensis isolate ETL-2024a chromosome 16, EG11, whole genome shotgun sequence, a single genomic window includes:
- the LOC105032945 gene encoding wall-associated receptor kinase 4-like, whose amino-acid sequence MACKRVALVLLQLQLVVVLQLPAARTAALPGCPDKCGNIPVPYPFGIGPNCSREGFEITCNGSTNRARAFIADSNIEITGISLEQAELHANIPIAYQCYNATGSMVSKRDELLVDLGKKPAYIFSSTRNVFTALGCFAMAYLESNYDDDAGYRYGGGCAPYCWDEKSIESGSCTGMGCSQISVPEGLVNIYIQFSDYGTGAPWNISPCAYAFLVEKDSYNFSRADLSYDFAMKTNNHTSVVLDWAIRNQSCQQARANSTTYACRSNNSICQHTTDGPGYLCHCSPGYEGNPYLEGGCQDIDECKIYPCHGICINKPGTYSCTCPPGTRGNATESCSPIPPKFPLPAKLAVGFSVCIVAVFALISSMLMRYQNIKHKKEREKYFKQNGGLQLYEEMRSRQVDTVQIFTKEDLARATNNFDSDRVIGHGGRGMVYKGVLEDKRIVAIKKSKVINENQKEEFVNEIIILSQINHKNVVRLLGCCLEVDIPMLVYEFVSHGTLFDFIHGNKNGKPIIPLETRLRVATESAEALAYLHSSTSRSIIHGDVKSLNILLDDKCMAKVSDFGASKLVPMNESEFIMLVQGTRGYLDPECLQTHHLTEKSDVYSFGVVILELITGKTAIYSDGSEEKKSLASHFILMMKEHRLRDILDNRVIEEGGMKLLNEISELAIRCLNLNGEERPTMKEVAERLQLLRRSKQHSWEEQSPEEIEIEIEMERSPDEATRYMTTDTIGYHHLEAKNLPNINAGR is encoded by the exons atgGCTTGTAAGAGAGTAGCGTTGGTGCTGCTCCAGCTCCAGCTGGTGGTGGTGCTGCAGCTGCCAGCAGCTCGGACGGCGGCATTGCCTGGTTGTCCTGATAAGTGCGGCAACATCCCGGTCCCCTACCCCTTCGGCATCGGACCCAACTGCTCCAGGGAAGGCTTCGAGATTACGTGCAACGGCAGCACCAACAGAGCGAGAGCCTTCATCGCCGACTCGAACATCGAGATCACCGGCATATCGCTAGAGCAAGCGGAGCTGCATGCAAACATTCCCATAGCCTACCAATGCTACAACGCCACCGGCAGCATGGTCTCGAAGCGAGATGAGCTACTGGTCGACCTTGGTAAGAAGCCGGCGTACATATTCTCGAGCACCCGCAACGTGTTCACCGCCTTAGGCTGCTTCGCTATGGCATATCTGGAGAGCAATTATGATGACGACGCAGGTTACCGATATGGTGGCGGCTGTGCACCCTACTGCTGGGATGAGAAGAGCATCGAAAGCGGCTCATGCACCGGCATGGGCTGCAGCCAGATCTCCGTCCCGGAGGGGCTCGTCAACATTTACATCCAATTTAGTGACTATGGCACGGGAGCACCGTGGAACATCAGTCCATGCGCTTATGCCTTCCTGGTCGAAAAGGACTCGTATAACTTCAGCAGAGCCGATCTCTCCTATGATTTTGCCATGAAGACTAACAACCATACCTCCGTGGTGTTGGACTGGGCCATACGCAACCAGTCATGCCAGCAGGCCCGAGCTAACTCCACCACCTATGCATGTCGCAGCAACAACAGCATATGCCAACACACGACCGATGGCCCTGGATATCTCTGCCATTGCTCGCCGGGATACGAGGGCAATCCCTATCTTGAAGGTGGATGCCAAG ACATCGACGAGTGCAAGATATACCCTTGTCATGGTATTTGCATCAATAAACCAGGGACGTACAGCTGCACATGCCCACCAGGAACACGGGGTAACGCAACGGAAAGTTGCAGCCCTATTCCACCCAAGTTTCCCTTACCAGCTAAGTTGGCTGTAG GATTCAGCGTTTGCATAGTCGCCGTCTTTGCTCTTATTTCTTCCATGCTGATGAGGTATCAAAACATAAAGCACAAAAAGGAAAGGGAGAAATATTTCAAGCAAAATGGAGGCCTCCAGTTATACGAGGAAATGAGGTCCAGGCAAGTTGACACGGTGCAGATCTTTACCAAAGAAGACCTAGCAAGGGCGACAAATAACTTTGACAGTGACAGAGTCATCGGACACGGAGGCCGTGGAATGGTTTACAAGGGAGTTTTAGAGGACAAAAGAATAGTTGCCATAAAGAAGTCAAAGGTAATCAATGAGAACCAAAAGGAAGAATTTGTGAACGAAATTATTATTCTTTCGCAAATTAACCACAAGAATGTGGTTAGGCTCTTGGGTTGTTGCTTAGAGGTGGACATCCCGATGTTGGTCTATGAATTTGTCTCCCATGGGAccctttttgacttcatccatgGTAACAAAAATGGCAAACCAATAATTCCCTTGGAGACGCGTTTGAGAGTTGCCACTGAATCTGCTGAAGCGCTTGCCTATTTGCATTCATCAACATCTCGTTCCATCATTCATGGAGATGTGAAATCCCTTAACATACTCCTTGATGACAAATGTATGGCCAAAGTATCTGATTTTGGAGCGTCAAAACTAGTCCCCATGAATGAAAGTGAATTTATTATGCTGGTTCAAGGGACTAGAGGTTACTTAGATCCTGAATGCCTGCAAACCCACCATTTAACAGAAAAAAGTGATGTCTATAGCTTTGGGGTGGTTATCTTGGAGCTTATCACCGGGAAGACGGCAATCTATTCTGATggatctgaagaaaagaaaagtcTTGCATCACATTTCATTTTGATGATGAAGGAGCATAGGCTTCGTGATATATTGGATAATCGAGTCATAGAGGAAGGAGGGATGAAGCTGCTTAATGAAATCTCCGAACTTGCAATTCGATGCCTCAATCTTAACGGGGAAGAGAGGCCCACGATGAAGGAAGTGGCAGAGAGGCTGCAACTGCTACGAAGATCCAAACAGCACTCGTGGGAAGAACAAAGTCCTGAAGAGATAGAGATAGAGATAGAGATGGAGAGGTCGCCAGATGAAGCCACAAGATATATGACAACGGACACTATTGGATACCATCATTTAGAGGCGAAGAATTTGCCGAACATAAATGCTGGGAGATGA